From a single Bacillus gobiensis genomic region:
- a CDS encoding MFS transporter codes for MTKGEKGFVYSCLLFTLTSEMLLSPYYPQLFSEYFHMGTDGVQVTSVFIVCCRLIVIIMTPMWAVIARRWSLGKLVTASLVGMAGCKAIIPMVHTFPQFLATSVVLLFFQSAIYLLYPAMVASSKNEGEKVKATTTYLFVLHGSVIVSGIAGSFVINEPLPLHSYYIFALIDIILAAVSCFITLNNKAITKERDVRNKERALIGTKWQWGFLVYLLIVFLFYIGHHAIRPYFTTFFDSSYTISQQEAGILYVMPSLVAIVMQFIFPKRYLQSHGKVILISVTGVTGVLLFFQVLAGHIWLFVFIRVLYGICFFVSFAAIDIIFFQLGIGKKSPFLYSLVASVQSTALLFAPMTAFISIQHNGMEGPFLLSGCLLIGAAVCMSLLFINDFKPSYSINKRSGRL; via the coding sequence ATGACGAAGGGCGAAAAAGGGTTTGTATATAGTTGTTTGCTATTTACTTTGACTTCTGAAATGCTGTTATCGCCCTATTATCCTCAATTATTTTCTGAATACTTCCATATGGGAACGGATGGGGTGCAAGTAACAAGTGTGTTCATTGTTTGCTGTCGACTTATAGTCATTATTATGACGCCAATGTGGGCGGTAATTGCTAGAAGATGGAGTTTGGGGAAGCTTGTTACTGCTTCGCTGGTAGGAATGGCAGGGTGCAAAGCCATCATTCCTATGGTTCATACCTTTCCCCAGTTTTTAGCAACCTCGGTTGTGCTGCTCTTTTTTCAAAGTGCGATATATTTGTTATACCCGGCAATGGTAGCTTCAAGTAAGAATGAAGGTGAAAAAGTAAAGGCAACGACAACTTATTTATTTGTTTTACATGGCAGTGTGATTGTGTCAGGTATCGCAGGAAGTTTCGTTATCAACGAGCCATTGCCTTTACATAGCTATTACATCTTTGCTTTGATTGATATCATTCTCGCAGCAGTCAGCTGTTTTATTACATTAAACAATAAAGCAATTACAAAGGAGAGGGACGTAAGAAATAAAGAGCGGGCATTAATAGGAACGAAATGGCAGTGGGGATTTCTTGTTTATTTACTTATAGTGTTTCTCTTTTATATCGGCCATCACGCGATACGACCTTATTTTACGACTTTTTTTGACAGTAGCTACACCATCTCACAGCAAGAGGCTGGAATATTGTATGTGATGCCAAGTCTTGTAGCGATCGTGATGCAATTTATCTTTCCGAAGCGCTATCTTCAATCCCATGGGAAAGTCATTTTGATCAGTGTAACAGGTGTAACAGGTGTGTTGCTCTTTTTCCAAGTGTTAGCAGGTCACATATGGTTATTTGTGTTCATTCGTGTATTGTATGGGATCTGTTTTTTTGTTAGTTTTGCAGCAATCGATATCATTTTTTTCCAGTTGGGGATTGGCAAGAAGTCGCCGTTTTTATATAGTCTCGTTGCTTCGGTGCAAAGCACAGCCTTGCTGTTTGCCCCAATGACTGCGTTTATAAGCATACAGCATAATGGAATGGAAGGGCCATTTTTACTAAGCGGCTGCTTGTTAATCGGAGCAGCTGTATGTATGAGCTTGCTTTTTATCAATGATTTCAAACCATCATATTCAATAAATAAAAGGAGTGGACGATTGTGA
- a CDS encoding lysine N(6)-hydroxylase/L-ornithine N(5)-oxygenase family protein, whose protein sequence is MENEKILDVIGVGIGPFNLGLAALLEKTECRSLFFDKKTRFEWHPGMLLEGTTLQVPFMADVVTMVDPTSRFSFLNYLHTQKRLYQFYFFEKFHIPRTEYNHYCQWVSEQLPQLQFECEVKNIEQTKGGHFRVTVFSARENEQKTYDAKHVVIGVGTKPYVPERFHSALGDQVFHSSQYMDKRENVSKASSVTVIGSGQSAAEVFYDLLTKQPDQGYQLSWFTRSKGFYPMEYSKLGLEHFSPDYTRYFYKLPKEKKKKVLNNQALLYKGISFDTIAAIYDLLYERTAGNKRLDVQLQALTELVSIEEDNGGYKLSLYQHEQEAGKHIESDAVILATGYHPYVPNCLEGIKEKLEWDESGQLVIQEDYKVKLKEKGHNHLFVQNGELHTHGVGAPDLGLGAFRNVTIINQIAGKEVYQTYEHNVFQQFGL, encoded by the coding sequence TTGGAAAATGAAAAAATTTTAGACGTCATTGGCGTTGGAATCGGACCTTTTAATCTCGGATTAGCAGCATTGCTAGAAAAAACGGAATGCCGTTCTTTGTTCTTTGATAAAAAAACACGTTTTGAATGGCACCCGGGAATGCTCCTAGAAGGAACGACTTTACAAGTGCCTTTTATGGCAGATGTAGTAACAATGGTAGATCCGACAAGCCGCTTTAGCTTCTTAAACTATTTACATACGCAAAAACGGCTTTACCAATTTTACTTTTTTGAGAAATTTCATATCCCGCGAACAGAATACAATCATTATTGTCAATGGGTATCAGAGCAACTTCCGCAGCTTCAGTTTGAATGCGAAGTAAAGAACATCGAACAAACAAAGGGCGGGCATTTTCGCGTGACCGTTTTCTCCGCTAGAGAAAATGAACAAAAAACGTATGATGCCAAACATGTAGTGATTGGAGTGGGGACGAAACCGTACGTCCCGGAGAGGTTTCATTCCGCACTTGGCGACCAGGTATTTCACTCTTCACAGTACATGGACAAGAGAGAAAATGTTTCGAAAGCAAGTTCGGTTACGGTTATCGGCTCTGGACAGAGTGCAGCTGAAGTTTTTTATGACCTTTTAACGAAACAGCCTGATCAAGGTTATCAACTATCTTGGTTCACGAGATCCAAAGGGTTTTATCCGATGGAGTATTCCAAGCTTGGACTGGAGCATTTTTCACCGGATTATACCCGTTACTTTTATAAACTGCCCAAAGAAAAGAAAAAAAAGGTCTTGAACAATCAAGCATTGCTGTATAAAGGGATTAGTTTTGATACGATTGCTGCTATTTATGATTTATTGTACGAACGGACTGCGGGAAACAAGCGACTGGATGTTCAATTGCAGGCATTGACCGAGTTGGTTTCCATAGAAGAAGACAATGGCGGGTATAAATTATCGCTGTATCAGCACGAACAAGAAGCGGGTAAGCATATAGAAAGTGATGCTGTCATTCTTGCAACGGGTTATCATCCTTACGTCCCCAATTGTTTAGAAGGCATAAAGGAAAAGCTGGAGTGGGATGAAAGCGGTCAGCTTGTCATTCAAGAAGATTATAAAGTGAAGCTAAAGGAAAAAGGTCATAATCATTTATTTGTCCAAAATGGCGAGCTGCATACGCACGGCGTTGGCGCTCCTGATTTAGGACTAGGCGCGTTTCGAAACGTGACAATAATTAACCAAATCGCTGGAAAAGAAGTTTATCAAACATATGAGCATAATGTATTCCAACAGTTTGGATTGTAG